The region GCCTCCGGGACAACTCGACCAAGTCGTGGATTCGCGGGAAGCAGTGTTTCCGCCTTGGCGATGATGTCGTCCACAAACGTGCGCGCCCGTTCCGGATTGTCCGCCGCGATATAGTCTTCGATGTCCATCAGGGATGTCAGCGCCTCGTGGGTCCAGATCAGCTTCATCATTGTCAGCTTTCTCGGCGTTGCCGCAGCAGATCACGCACTTCCTGACCAGTATATGTCCTGCCGTGAACCTCGTCTTCGAGTCCGCGCTCCACGGCGTCCATGAACTCCTTGCGATAGACCAGGGCGTCATATTCCCGAGGGGACAAAAGAACCCCTGCAGGCTTGCCGTTCTGGGTGATGATCAGCGGCGAACCGGAAGAACGCAGTTCCTTGAACCACTTGGCCATGCCGGCCTTGAACTCGCCGATGGGCACGATATCCTTGGAAACGGACAATGTTTTCATCACAGACCTCCCATGATCCAAAATCATGTCCTGAATTTAGGCATTATTCGGAGAATGTGCAAACACGATCGGCCGGAGTCTTCCGGCCGATCCCTTGATCCCCCGCGCCCTTCCGGGCAAGGTGCGGCAACGTTCG is a window of Deltaproteobacteria bacterium DNA encoding:
- a CDS encoding type II toxin-antitoxin system RelE/ParE family toxin, whose product is MKLIWTHEALTSLMDIEDYIAADNPERARTFVDDIIAKAETLLPANPRLGRVVPEAGRPEIREILHQRYRIVYKISGNSLLVLVVFAAQRELRHADLEAGEHA
- a CDS encoding type II toxin-antitoxin system Phd/YefM family antitoxin, whose protein sequence is MKTLSVSKDIVPIGEFKAGMAKWFKELRSSGSPLIITQNGKPAGVLLSPREYDALVYRKEFMDAVERGLEDEVHGRTYTGQEVRDLLRQRRES